A region of the Curvibacter sp. AEP1-3 genome:
TGTGCAGATTACCAAAGAAGCCCCCAACTACCGCGCTGACTGATATCGCACGCTCATGCACCAAAAAATATTGATTCTTGATTTCGGTTCTCAAGTCACTCAGCTGATCGCGCGCCGGGTCCGCGAAGCCCATGTCTTTTGTGAAGTGCATCCCTGTGACGTCACAGATGAGTGGGTTAAATCCTATGCGTCAGACGGGAATCTAAAGGGTGTGATCCTGTCCGGAAGCCATGCGAGCGTTTACGAAGAAGCTACGGACAAGGCACCGCAGGCAGTGTTTGAGCTGGGCATACCCGTGCTGGGGATCTGCTATGGAATGCAGACAATGGCCCAGCAATTGGGCGGCAAGGTAGAAGCCGGACATACCCGTGAGTTTGGTGCCGCACAAGTTCGGGCACATGGCCGCACCAAGCTCTTGGACGGTATTCAAGACGGGACCAATGCTGAAGGTCATGGCTTGCTGGATGTCTGGATGAGCCACGGTGACAAGGTCACAGAAATGCCACCCGGCTTTTCTTTGATGGCGTCCAATCCGTCTTGTCCTATTGCGGGCATGGCAGACGAAGCGCGCCGATTTTATGCCGTGCAATTTCACCCGGAAGTGACTCACACCCGTAAAGGGCAGGAATTGCTGGAACGCTTTGTTCTGGGGATTTGTGACGCTCGTCCAGACTGGATCATGGGTGACTACATCGCTGAGGCAGTGCAGAAGATACGGGAACAGGTCGGTGATGAAGAGGTCATTCTGGGTCTTAGTGGCGGTGTTGATTCGTCCGTAGCGGCCGCCCTGATTCACCGGGCCATAGGCGACCAATTGACATGCGTGTTTGTTGACCATGGTCTACTTCGATTGAACGAAGGCGATATGGTCATGGACATGTTTGTTGGAAAACTGCATGCCAAAGTGATACGTGTGGATGCGTCTGACCAGTTCTTAGGCCACCTTTCAGGTGTCAGTGATCCGGAAGCCAAGCGAAAAATCATCGGCCGTGAGTTTGTCGAGGTTTTCAAAGCAGAAGCTGCACGACTGACGGCTGCCGGTGAAAGCAAAAATGGTGCGAAATGGCTTGCACAAGGCACCATTTATCCGGACGTCATTGAATCCGGCGGAGCCAAGAGCAAAAAAGCAGTCACCATCAAGAGTCACCATAACGTAGGTGGCTTGCCGGAACAGTTGGGCTTGAAGCTCCTCGAACCACTTCGTGAACTTTTCAAAGACGAGGTGCGTGAACTGGGTGTCGCACTTGGCCTGCCTGCCGATATGGTGTATCGCCATCCTTTCCCGGGGCCCGGACTGGGGGTTCGCATTCTGGGCGCTGTGAAGAAGGAATATGCCGATCTGTTGCGTCGCGCAGATGCAATTTTTATTGAAGAGCTCCGCAAAACTCCTTACGAGGGTGCAACTTTGCCAGGAGCTAACCCCAGGAAGCCGCCAAAAACCTGGTATGACGCAGTGTCTCAGGCCTTCACCGTTTTTCTGCCGGTCAAGAGCGTTGGTGTGATGGGGGATGGTCGTACTTACGACTATGTTGTCGCCTTGCGAGCGGTTCAAACCAGTGATTTCATGACCGCCGACTGGGCGGAACTTCCGTACAGCCTGTTGAAGACCGTGTCAGGACGAATCATCAACGAGGTTCGTGGCATCAACAGGGTGACTTATGACGTGAGCAGCAAGCCTCCTGCCACTATTGAGTGGGAGTGATGTTTCTGTATTTAACGCGTGTTAGGTAAGAAGCGGACATCTAGGGACTACCCCTGATGTCCGTTTTTCATTTGGCTTTCGATCGCAGCTTGGTGCACAATGTTTCCATGAGTACTGGGAATCTGTTGGAACCACATGCAGACGCTGATGCACTTCAGTTTTTGGATGATGACGCAGTTATCGGCTTTGAAAAAGAGCTGACCTGGCGACTCTTGATTGTTGACGATGAGCCCGACGTCCACAGGGCAACGACCTTCGCGTTGGCAGGTGTCCTGATTCTGGGGCGTCAATTAGAGTTCTTGCATGCCTACTCTGCGGCTGAGGCAGCCAACATCCTTCGTTCGGAGGCTGACGTAGCCATCGTGCTTCTTGATGTGGTGATGGAGCGCGAGGACGCTGGACTGGCGTTGATAAAAACCATACGCAAGGAATTGAAACTAACGGATTTACGCATTATTTTGCGTACAGGGCAGCCCGGATACGCACCTGAAATCGAGACCATTCATGATTTCGATATCAACGACTACAAGACGAAGTCCGAGCTGACACGGACCAAGCTTTACGCCACCGTCACTGCGGCATTGCGCGCGTATGAGCAGATCCGGAAGCTTGACGAGATGGCGTTCTACGACCGGCTTTCATGTCTGCCCAACCGGAACAAGTTTATTGATATCAGTGACGAGAGGTTGGCTAACGCATCCCTGAGCAACGAGATGATGGCTATTCTTGATATCGATGACTTTTCGGAAATCAACGATGCGCTTGGCCATCAGCAGGGCGATCGATTGCTTCAAGCGGTTGCAGACCGATTGAAGTTGGAGCTGGGACCTGATGCCGTATTGGCGAGGATCGGTAGCGATACATTCGGTTTGATGGGTCCGGCTGAAGTGGTTGATCCGCTCCGCGTGTTGGCATTGTTCCGTACGCCCTTCCTCGTACAGGACGATGCCATGGTGGTCACGGCGACCATGGGGCTAACTAGCTTGTTTTCGGGTGGCGTCTGTGGTCGGGATGCTTTGAAGGATGCCAATATCGCGCTCAAGCGCGCCAAGAAAAGCAGGCGAGGCAGCTTTGTTTTCTTTTCAGCTGAAATGGGCTCTGACATACGAGAGCGAGTCCGGTTGCTTCAGAGTCTTCGCAGTGCGGTAGAAAGTGAGCGGCTTTTCATCGTTTACCAGCCTCAGATTGATCTCGTTTCGGGTGCCGTAATCGGAATGGAGGCGTTGATCCGCTGGCGTAATGAGGACGGCACATTTGTGCCTCCTGACCGGTTTATTCCACTCGCAGAGGCTTCGGGAATGATAGTGGCGATAGGCGATTGGGTGCTCAGAATGGCATGCCATGAATTGGTCAGGTTGCAGGGATTGGGACTCGGCGACGTAAGAATGTCCGTGAATGTTTCGCAGATTCAGTTTCGCCACCCAGAGTTCCTGGATAAACTAAATGCGGCATTGCTGGATACTCGAATCAGCCCCAGTTGCCTCGAGTTGGAAATCACCGAATCTGTGGCGATGGAAGACGCCGAGTTCATGCTGGAGACCTTGCATGGAGTACGTCAACTTGGCATCTCTATTGCCATTGACGACTTTGGTACTGGATATTCTTCGCTCAGTCAGCTCCGTCAGTTACCCATTGACCGTCTGAAAATTGACCGCGCTTTCGTGTCGGAGTTGGGTGGCGATGTTTTGGGTGGTCATATTGCTTCGATGGTGATTGAATTGGGACGCAATCTTCAGCTCAAAGTCATTGCGGAAGGTATTGAGACTCCTGAGCAGGCGTTGCGTCTCAAAGATCTGGGTTGTCACGAGGGTCAAGGGTATCTTTATGCCAAGCCTATGACTTCACCCTTGTTAAAAGAGTGGCTACAAGCCCGCGGTGCTTTTGCTTCAATCTGACGAATATTTCATGTCGCTTGCCATGGAGCAAGCGATCGAGGCAGAGTTGGCTGGCGAGGTACCAGTCGGTGCAGTCGTAGTGAAAGGTGGTCAAGTTATCGCGAAGGGGCGCAACAGGACCATTGAATGGAATGATCCCAGCGCCCATGCAGAAGTAGTAGCGCTCAAAGAAGCGGCAAGAGTCTGTGGCACGCACCGACTATCTGGACTTCAGCTATTCGTAACTCTTGAGCCATGTGCTATGTGCAGTGGCGCGATTTTCCACGGCCGGATAGAGCGTGTTGTGTTTGGTGCTGCCGATCCCAAAACAGGTTGCGCGGGGTCTGTATTGAATTTGTTTGCGGTGGACAAGCTCAATCATCACGCCGAGGTATCGGGTGGCGTGCTTTCACAGGAGTGCTCTGACATCCTGGTGCGTTTTTTTGAACGTAGCCGTGCAAGAAAAATCGCATCCTCAATTCCATTGAGAGAGGATACGCTTCGTACGTCAGAATCCCGTTTCACAGGTTTATTGTCTAGCAACTTGCCCAGCCATTTCCATTTAGGGCGCGAAGGCTTCAGGTTGCACTATCGAGATGTCCACCCTGCAATCTCACGTAAAACCGTGCTTTGTCTTCATGAGTTCCCGTATTGGTCTGAGCAGTTTGTTTCACTGGTTTCGAAATTTGAGTCTGCAGGATGGCGAACCATTTGCCCAGATCTCATTGGGTGTGGACTGAGTGACAAGCCCAAGAAAGCTGCATGGCATAACGATAGGGCGCATGCCAGGGTACTCGGCGATTTGCTTTCCCATTTGAACATGATCCCCCAAACCATCATTGCATTAGGCTCAAGCGCAAACATAGCCTCAACGTTGGTTCAATCGACTGACTGGGCCGCAACAAAACTCGTGCATTTGGATCGCTGCGATGATGAGGATTCCTATCGTGACACCGGTATAGCCCATTCTGTGAAGACAACGATCGGACCAGGGCGGGCGGGAGAACGGCATTTTCTGGCAGATTTAAGCCCCACTCAGTATCGAGTTGCAACGGCCCCGTTTCCGGACGCCGGGCATACAGCCATCTTTAAGGGTAGGTTGCATAGTTCGTTTGCTCATAAACATAACGACGGGTTTATTTGTTTACTCCGTCCGGTCAGTTCTAACCGTTTTGAGTTAGGCGAGGAAGTCGAAGAGGCGCTTTTTCGTATGGTCGAACAGGGATAATGGGCGAGTGAAGAAATCTGTTTATATCTACTCTCCATCGGGCGCAGTTCGGGACAAAGCTGCATTCAAGCGAGGCGTCCGGCGACTCCAAGCCCTGGGCTATGAAGTCGAAGTGGATTCGGACGCTTTATCGAGTCATATGCGATTCGCTGGCGATGATGAATTACGCTTGAGGGCTATTTCGCGGGCGTGTGAAAGTCGGGCAGACATTGCCCTGATTAGCAGGGGAGGGTATGGAATCACCCGGATACTTGGGCAGATTAACTATGCGGATGTAGCAAAGGCGATCGATCTCGGCACATCTTTTGTTGGCATCAGTGATTTCACAGCATTCCAAGCAGCCGTTTTTGCAAAGACAGGACGTATCACTTGGGCCGGTCCCGCACTTTGTGAAGGCTTTGGGGTGCCTGTTACACAGGACTCACAGCCGGACGACATCATGGAAGACTGCTTCAATGACTTGATGTTGGGGCAGGGGGAGGGCGCAGGTTGGCGTCAGGATAGATCTGGATTTTGTCCACCTGAAGATGTCCAGCTTGCAAGTGATTCAGTCGTTTGGGGCGGGAACCTTTGCGTGCTTTCCACCTTGATTGGTACAGAATTCTTACCAAGCATTGACGGAGGAATTTTGTTCCTCGAAGATATTGCCGAGCATCCGTATCGCATAGAGCGCATGTTGACGCAACTTTTGTATTCGGGTGTCTTGAGTCGTCAAAGAGCCATACTTTTAGGACAGTTCACCGGTTATAAGTTGGGGGCCCATGACAAGGGATTCAAGTTTTCGACGGTGATCGAGTGGCTTAGATCTCGAGTCAACGTTCCAATACTGACCAACTTGCCGTATGGGCATGTCCAAACGAAAGTGTTGATTCCATTTGGGAAGAAATCCGACCTTGCTGTGTCGGGCAGAGATGCAATGCTTTTCTGGGGGCACTAGATTTGGTTAGCGTTTTAACATCCCAGACTTGGCGGTCAACGTACTCGGTACCAGACCTACAAAAAGTTCACTGATAGCGGCTAATTTTTCCCGAGCCAACGCTTCGCCGTCGAAACTCGCAATGGCTGCGAGTACATCTCCTCGCAAGTACCAGAGGTCTTGGATATCGTCCGCATAAGTCACCCGGAGCTGGATGACTGGAAATTGGGTGGATGCTGAGCTGCCCATGGCGCGCAACATTGCTTCGCGTATTTCTTGGATTGAACTTGGAGAGGCTCCGCCTCTTTCAGAAGAGTTGCCCCTGAACAGGGTCTGTATTCCATTCATGAAACTAGATGATGTCCAACGCATATTTCCTGCTTTTTAGTTTCGCCAGACGATAGAGAAAGTCGCTCTCGTGCGCAATAGGGTTACGCCTGAGCCTGTTATCACTTTGCAACATTCAAGTCGCCTTAGCGTCTGTTTGTTGAGGATAGCCAAAGGTCATGAACATTACGTGACGGCAAACACTTAAGCATCATTCAGGCCATGTCTATGCAATAAACTGCGGCCTGATAGTCAAAGTTTCGGAAAGAGTTGATGGGCGTTCAATCCACTGTTGTATTTACGGATCTCCATGGGAGCACCGCTGTTTTTGGTGCGCTTGGAAACGTCCGTGCTACCGAAACCATCACCGCTATCACCTCCTGGATTGCGAATTTGTCGCAATCTTTCGGGGGGCGGTTGGTCAAGACTCTGGGTGATGGTGTGATGGTGGTGTTTGCCGAAAACGCGAAAGCTATAGACTTTGTCGTTGAAGCGCAGAGGGCGCACTCCAAAGGACAGCATCGCCAGAGTAGCGATGTTCGTTTACCGATCAGAATCGGCATTGCCAAGGGAGAGATCGAGGAACTGGCAGGTGATTGCTACGGTGACGCAGTCAATGTGGCTGCAAGACTTTGTGATCTTTGTGGCCCCAATCAGATTTGGGCCAGTGATTCTGTAGTCGATTCAGTATCGCTCGCGCGTGGTGTGTCTACTCGTTCTCTCGGGCCCATACATATACGTGGACGGGTTGAGGCTTGCGGTGTGTACCAGATTGAGTGGCGTGAGGAAGAGCCCTCAGACTTTTTGACAATGCAGGCTCAATTGGTCACTGATTTCGGGAACGAGCGTGATGTGTTGGGCAAGGAGGTTTGCCTGCGTTGGGGCGAAACCGTGGCATCGTTTAGATCGTATGAATTGCCAGTGCAGATCGGCCGAGTCAAGTCCGCGGAGTTTGTCGTTTCAGATCCCCGTGTATCCCGTAACCATGCCAAGTTGGTTTGGCGAAATGGCGGAGTTATTTTGGTCGACTTAAGTACCTATGGGACATGGGTTCGTTTTTCGGATGATGCTCCCGGTGATATTTTGCTTAGACGCGAGGAGTGTGTGTTACACGGAAGTGGTCAGTTGGCCCTTGGAGCATCATTTTCCGACTCAACGGTTCCGACTGTCCAATTCGAAATCCGCTAATTTATTTTCGATGTAACTTAACATAATATACATCGTATAAATTAGCTACCAGGCACCTTTAGGTCGTCGTGCCCGTATAAAGGCCGCAATGATGGCTGCGGATTCCTCTTTCTTTACTTGCTGGGCAAACTCCAAAGCCCCTAGACCCTTGTCATTCTTTAAGCCGGGATCTGCACCGGCTTCCAGCAAAAGCTTTACCGCGGAACTATTCCCATACATTGCGGCCATCATCAACGGCGTTGTCCCGTTGGGAGAAGTCGCATCCACATAGGCGAATTGATCCAACAAATACTGCATAACGGCAATATGTGCATTCGTCGCTGCATAGTGCAATGGAGTCCATCCGGGCTTATTTACATCAGCGTCCAGTACGACCAATGCTTCACAGAGTGCCAGATCACCGGCAAAGGCTGCAAGCATCAGGGCGCTTTCATCCTGAGGGCTGCGAGCTTCCACCTTGAGTTCCGGATGCGCCAAGAGAAGCTTCACAATCTTCGGCGCTGGTGCCTTGATAGAAACCAACAGTGCCGGCAAGCCACGGGGATTGACTGTGTTGGGATCAAAACCACGCTGCAACAACGATTCAACGACGACCGCGTTGTCCTTGTCTATGGCGAGAAAAAAGTCTTCATAGGATCCAGCTCTACAGATAGAAAATCCAATAAAAACATAGGTAAAAACCAGAAACTTAATGTAATTTCTCATGTCTCTACCTTGAATAAATCCTCAAAGTTCCGGCTGGTAACGGACGCAATATCTCCAATGGAACAGTCTCTGATCCGGGCAAGTTCTTGTGCGACGAAGGGCACATAGGATGGATTGTTGGTCTTCCCGCGGTGGGGCACTGGAGCCAAATAGGGACTATCCGTCTCGATCAACAGGCGATCGAGGGGAACCATGGCAACAACATCCCGGATGCTCTGCGCTGACTTGAAGGTGACAATTCCAGAGAAAGAAATGTAGAAGCCCAGGTCCAATGCACGGCGGGCCACCAAGGTATCTTCAGTAAAACAATGGAACACGCCACCGGCGCTCCGGCTATCTCCGCACTCACCCTCCTCCTTGAGCAACCTAAGGGTGTCCTCAGATGCATTTCGCGTGTGGATAACCAGCGGTTTACCCAATTGGCGCGCTGCTCTGATGTGGAGTCTGAAGCGCTCACGCTGCCATTCCATATCAGCAATGTTTCTGTCGCCGAGACGGTAGTAGTCCAGACCCGTTTCGCCAATCGCAATTACCTTGGGAAGTGAGCCGAGAGACAACAGCGTTTCCAGGTCCGGTTCCCTGACCCCTTCGTTGTCAGGATGTACGCCTGCGCTAGCCCAGATGTGCGGAACGGAAAGCGCAAATGAATGAACAGCTTCAAACTCTTCCAGAGTCGTGCAAATACACAAAGCACGGTCCACTTTGGCGGCCCGCATTGCTTCGGAAATACTGGGCCAACTGAGTGCCAGCTCAGGAAAAGTAAGGTGGCAATGGGAGTCTGTAAACATGCGGTACCCGATGTGATCTCGGGTGCATGCATAGGAACGGAGTCGCAGGCAGTCCCGATGAAGTGAATCTTTAGACTGTTTGGGTTGGGCGATCAGATGCCATATGAGCACCCAAAATCTCTTCGATCTTGAGCTTGAGCGCTCTCGACTTTTCGTCCTTGGGAAAAAGAATGCCCACGCCCTGGGTTCTTCCCCCGGCAGCCTTTGCCGGAGTGATCCATGCTACTTTCCCTGCAACAGGGTACCGCTGCATGTCTTCAGGCAAGGACAAAAGCACGTAAACATCGTCACCTAAGTTGTAGTCACGGGTAGTAGGTATGAAAACCCCACCCTCGGTAAACATGGGGATGTACGCAGCGTAGAGTGCAGCCTTTTCCTTGATGGAGAGCTGGATAACGCTGGGCCGGGCGCTGGGGGTAGAGGTGCTGCTCATTTTTTCCTTGGGTCGCCAGAGTTTAGGACGGATTGCGCCTGAGAGACAAGAGCTTCCGCCATCAACCCTGCGTTGAAGGGATGTTCCATGGTTTTCATTGCACCAGCTAACTGTTTGGACCATTGAGCTAGCAACTTGATATCCGTCTTTATGCCTTGCAATGAGGTCTTTGGAAAGAACCGGGGCTCAGCCCCGGAAAACTGAAGCATCAAATCGTGGCACACCTTGTGTGCAGCGTCGATCTGAAGCGCAGCTCCCCAGTCCTTGAAGACAGTCGTCTCTCCTGCCATCAAGGCTTTGGGTATCAGAGGCCAGGCTTCCAGCGCGGAACCTGCACCCGCGATAGCCAAGGCATCGTCTGGCCTGCCGCCTGAAGCCTGAAGTGCCAAAGGAATCACGTCCCGTGAAAGGCCTTGCGCCACCAGCCAATCGCTGGCCTCATCTGGGGATGGCCATTCCATGGTGTGAGCTATACACCGGCTACGAATGGTAGGCAACAACTGATGCGCAGATTCACTGGCCAATACAAACCGCACATCGCCCACCGGCTCTTCCAAGGTCTTCAGCAAGGCATTCGCAGTGATGTGGTTCATATCTTCCGCGGGGAACACCAGCACCACTTTCCCCCTGCCCCTCGCGCTTGTTCGCTGCGCAAACTCTACGGCTTCCCGCATGGCGTCAACACGAATCTCTTTACTCGGTTTGCGTTTCTTGTCGTCGATTTCGGATTGCGCTTTTTCACTGAGCGGCCATAGCAGCTCGAGCATGGTGGTCTCCGGCATCAATACACACAAATCTGCATGGGTGCGCACATCGATGGCATGGCAGCTTCCACAAGTACCGCAGGCGCCACGGGGGCCAGGGGATTCACATAGCCATGCTCTGGCCAAAGCGAGGCCCAGAACGTATTGCCCGAGTCCCGAGGGGCCCTGCAATAGCCACGCATGACCTCGCTGCGTCAAGAGCGAATCCGTCTGACGCTGAATCCAAGGCGCCACAGGATAAGTGTTGCCGTCTGTCATGTGGAGAAGTAGCCACGTTCAGATAATGCAGCCATCACGTCACGTCGGACTTCTGAAGGCGTCTGGTCTGCATCAATTCTTGCAAAACGCGCCGGGTCGGACGTAGCCCGGCGTGCATATCCCTTGGCGACTTGGTCAAAGAACGCCTCCGGCTGCGACTCAAATTTGTCTGGAACCCGGGCGCCAGCCAGTCGAACAGCAGCAACGGCCGGGGGTAAATCGAACCAGATGGTGGTTTGAGGCTTCAAGAGCTCTGCCGGGGAGTTGCCACCGTACGAAGGCAGCTTACCTTGCACCCAATACTCCAGGGTTTCCAACATTTGCCAGTCAAAGCCTCTTCCTGCACCTTGATATGCAAAACTGGCGTCCGAAAAACGGTCGCACAACACGACATCCCCTTTGTGCAGCGCTGGAACGACCACCTTTTGCACATGGTCACGACGCGCTGCAAACACCAGCAGGGCCTCAGTCATGGCGTCCATCGGGTCGTTCAACACCATGTTGCGCAACTGTTCGGCCAAGGGCGTTCCACCCGGTTCCCGGGTCAATGTGACGGTACGGCCTGCATCCAAAAAAGCTTGTCGAACAGCATCAATGTGTGTGGACTTGCCCGCACCATCGATACCTTCAAAACTGATGAATAGTCCTTGCATAGCCGGCAACTCAGCGCCCTCTTTGGTATTTGTCAACTGCCCTATTGTGCTCGCCCAGGGTATTGCTGAACTGGCTACTGCCATCCCCGCGGGCCACGAAATAGAGGGCCTTGGAGCTCTGCGGGTTGACCGC
Encoded here:
- the tadA gene encoding tRNA adenosine(34) deaminase TadA, which produces MSLAMEQAIEAELAGEVPVGAVVVKGGQVIAKGRNRTIEWNDPSAHAEVVALKEAARVCGTHRLSGLQLFVTLEPCAMCSGAIFHGRIERVVFGAADPKTGCAGSVLNLFAVDKLNHHAEVSGGVLSQECSDILVRFFERSRARKIASSIPLREDTLRTSESRFTGLLSSNLPSHFHLGREGFRLHYRDVHPAISRKTVLCLHEFPYWSEQFVSLVSKFESAGWRTICPDLIGCGLSDKPKKAAWHNDRAHARVLGDLLSHLNMIPQTIIALGSSANIASTLVQSTDWAATKLVHLDRCDDEDSYRDTGIAHSVKTTIGPGRAGERHFLADLSPTQYRVATAPFPDAGHTAIFKGRLHSSFAHKHNDGFICLLRPVSSNRFELGEEVEEALFRMVEQG
- a CDS encoding ankyrin repeat domain-containing protein, producing MRNYIKFLVFTYVFIGFSICRAGSYEDFFLAIDKDNAVVVESLLQRGFDPNTVNPRGLPALLVSIKAPAPKIVKLLLAHPELKVEARSPQDESALMLAAFAGDLALCEALVVLDADVNKPGWTPLHYAATNAHIAVMQYLLDQFAYVDATSPNGTTPLMMAAMYGNSSAVKLLLEAGADPGLKNDKGLGALEFAQQVKKEESAAIIAAFIRARRPKGAW
- the tmk gene encoding dTMP kinase; the encoded protein is MQGLFISFEGIDGAGKSTHIDAVRQAFLDAGRTVTLTREPGGTPLAEQLRNMVLNDPMDAMTEALLVFAARRDHVQKVVVPALHKGDVVLCDRFSDASFAYQGAGRGFDWQMLETLEYWVQGKLPSYGGNSPAELLKPQTTIWFDLPPAVAAVRLAGARVPDKFESQPEAFFDQVAKGYARRATSDPARFARIDADQTPSEVRRDVMAALSERGYFST
- a CDS encoding putative bifunctional diguanylate cyclase/phosphodiesterase, yielding MSVFHLAFDRSLVHNVSMSTGNLLEPHADADALQFLDDDAVIGFEKELTWRLLIVDDEPDVHRATTFALAGVLILGRQLEFLHAYSAAEAANILRSEADVAIVLLDVVMEREDAGLALIKTIRKELKLTDLRIILRTGQPGYAPEIETIHDFDINDYKTKSELTRTKLYATVTAALRAYEQIRKLDEMAFYDRLSCLPNRNKFIDISDERLANASLSNEMMAILDIDDFSEINDALGHQQGDRLLQAVADRLKLELGPDAVLARIGSDTFGLMGPAEVVDPLRVLALFRTPFLVQDDAMVVTATMGLTSLFSGGVCGRDALKDANIALKRAKKSRRGSFVFFSAEMGSDIRERVRLLQSLRSAVESERLFIVYQPQIDLVSGAVIGMEALIRWRNEDGTFVPPDRFIPLAEASGMIVAIGDWVLRMACHELVRLQGLGLGDVRMSVNVSQIQFRHPEFLDKLNAALLDTRISPSCLELEITESVAMEDAEFMLETLHGVRQLGISIAIDDFGTGYSSLSQLRQLPIDRLKIDRAFVSELGGDVLGGHIASMVIELGRNLQLKVIAEGIETPEQALRLKDLGCHEGQGYLYAKPMTSPLLKEWLQARGAFASI
- a CDS encoding PilZ domain-containing protein; the protein is MSSTSTPSARPSVIQLSIKEKAALYAAYIPMFTEGGVFIPTTRDYNLGDDVYVLLSLPEDMQRYPVAGKVAWITPAKAAGGRTQGVGILFPKDEKSRALKLKIEEILGAHMASDRPTQTV
- a CDS encoding adenylate/guanylate cyclase domain-containing protein, giving the protein MGVQSTVVFTDLHGSTAVFGALGNVRATETITAITSWIANLSQSFGGRLVKTLGDGVMVVFAENAKAIDFVVEAQRAHSKGQHRQSSDVRLPIRIGIAKGEIEELAGDCYGDAVNVAARLCDLCGPNQIWASDSVVDSVSLARGVSTRSLGPIHIRGRVEACGVYQIEWREEEPSDFLTMQAQLVTDFGNERDVLGKEVCLRWGETVASFRSYELPVQIGRVKSAEFVVSDPRVSRNHAKLVWRNGGVILVDLSTYGTWVRFSDDAPGDILLRREECVLHGSGQLALGASFSDSTVPTVQFEIR
- a CDS encoding LD-carboxypeptidase: MKKSVYIYSPSGAVRDKAAFKRGVRRLQALGYEVEVDSDALSSHMRFAGDDELRLRAISRACESRADIALISRGGYGITRILGQINYADVAKAIDLGTSFVGISDFTAFQAAVFAKTGRITWAGPALCEGFGVPVTQDSQPDDIMEDCFNDLMLGQGEGAGWRQDRSGFCPPEDVQLASDSVVWGGNLCVLSTLIGTEFLPSIDGGILFLEDIAEHPYRIERMLTQLLYSGVLSRQRAILLGQFTGYKLGAHDKGFKFSTVIEWLRSRVNVPILTNLPYGHVQTKVLIPFGKKSDLAVSGRDAMLFWGH
- the guaA gene encoding glutamine-hydrolyzing GMP synthase — translated: MHQKILILDFGSQVTQLIARRVREAHVFCEVHPCDVTDEWVKSYASDGNLKGVILSGSHASVYEEATDKAPQAVFELGIPVLGICYGMQTMAQQLGGKVEAGHTREFGAAQVRAHGRTKLLDGIQDGTNAEGHGLLDVWMSHGDKVTEMPPGFSLMASNPSCPIAGMADEARRFYAVQFHPEVTHTRKGQELLERFVLGICDARPDWIMGDYIAEAVQKIREQVGDEEVILGLSGGVDSSVAAALIHRAIGDQLTCVFVDHGLLRLNEGDMVMDMFVGKLHAKVIRVDASDQFLGHLSGVSDPEAKRKIIGREFVEVFKAEAARLTAAGESKNGAKWLAQGTIYPDVIESGGAKSKKAVTIKSHHNVGGLPEQLGLKLLEPLRELFKDEVRELGVALGLPADMVYRHPFPGPGLGVRILGAVKKEYADLLRRADAIFIEELRKTPYEGATLPGANPRKPPKTWYDAVSQAFTVFLPVKSVGVMGDGRTYDYVVALRAVQTSDFMTADWAELPYSLLKTVSGRIINEVRGINRVTYDVSSKPPATIEWE
- a CDS encoding TatD family hydrolase, producing the protein MFTDSHCHLTFPELALSWPSISEAMRAAKVDRALCICTTLEEFEAVHSFALSVPHIWASAGVHPDNEGVREPDLETLLSLGSLPKVIAIGETGLDYYRLGDRNIADMEWQRERFRLHIRAARQLGKPLVIHTRNASEDTLRLLKEEGECGDSRSAGGVFHCFTEDTLVARRALDLGFYISFSGIVTFKSAQSIRDVVAMVPLDRLLIETDSPYLAPVPHRGKTNNPSYVPFVAQELARIRDCSIGDIASVTSRNFEDLFKVET
- a CDS encoding DNA polymerase III subunit delta' codes for the protein MTDGNTYPVAPWIQRQTDSLLTQRGHAWLLQGPSGLGQYVLGLALARAWLCESPGPRGACGTCGSCHAIDVRTHADLCVLMPETTMLELLWPLSEKAQSEIDDKKRKPSKEIRVDAMREAVEFAQRTSARGRGKVVLVFPAEDMNHITANALLKTLEEPVGDVRFVLASESAHQLLPTIRSRCIAHTMEWPSPDEASDWLVAQGLSRDVIPLALQASGGRPDDALAIAGAGSALEAWPLIPKALMAGETTVFKDWGAALQIDAAHKVCHDLMLQFSGAEPRFFPKTSLQGIKTDIKLLAQWSKQLAGAMKTMEHPFNAGLMAEALVSQAQSVLNSGDPRKK